The following are encoded together in the Odocoileus virginianus isolate 20LAN1187 ecotype Illinois chromosome 28, Ovbor_1.2, whole genome shotgun sequence genome:
- the TMEM109 gene encoding voltage-gated monoatomic cation channel TMEM109 yields MAGSGSSSPWGKYLFKVVLMVLVALLLLHSASSQSHRDFVTPGQQKREAPVDLLSQIGRSVRGTLDAWIGAENMNLVSETLAQIMWAISSGICMAFFVLSGIVAQLLNTLGLEGDHLTSGLQLTPSQVQTFLLWGAGALVAYWLLSILLGLVLALLGRILWGLKLALFLAAFVALVRSVPDPSTRALLLLALLTLYALLSRLTGTRASGAQLEAKVRGLERQVEELRWRQRRAVKGPRNVEEE; encoded by the exons ATGGCAGGCTCAGGCAGCAGTTCGCCATGGGGCAAGTATCTGTTCAAAGTCGTCCTGATGGTGCTCGTGGCCCTCCTGCTCCTGCACTCAGCGTCTTCCCAGTCACATCGAGACTTCGTGACTCCAGGCCAGCAGAAGAGGGAGGCCCCGGTTGATCTTTTGAGCCAGATTGGTCGCTCTGTGCGGGGAACCTTGGATGCCTGGATTGGGGCAGAAAACATGAACCTGGTTTCTGAG ACATTGGCACAGATAATGTGGGCCATCTCGTCAGGCATCTGCATGGCCTTCTTCGTGCTGTCTgggatagttgctcagttgctgaACACCTTGGGGCTAGAAG GAGATCACCTCACCTCGGGCCTGCAGCTCACCCCCAGCCAAGTCCAGACCTTCCTGCTGTGGGGAGCAGGCGCCCTGGTTGCCTACTGGCTGCTGTCAATACTCCTCGGCTTGGTCTTGGCCTTGCTGGGGCGGATCCTGTGGGGCCTGAAGCTTGCCCTCTTCCTGGCCGCCTTTGTGGCCCTGGTGAGGTCCGTGCCTGACCCCTCCACCCGGGCGCTGCTCCTCCTCGCCTTGCTGACCCTCTACGCCCTGCTGAGCCGGCTCACTGGCACCCGGGCCTCAGGGGCCCAGCTGGAGGCCAAGGTGCGGGGGCTGGAACGCCAGGTGGAGGAGCTGCGCTGGCGGCAGAGGCGAGCAGTCAAGGGGCCCCGGAACGTGGAGGAGGAGTGA